One genomic window of Solanum dulcamara chromosome 12, daSolDulc1.2, whole genome shotgun sequence includes the following:
- the LOC129877490 gene encoding uncharacterized protein LOC129877490: MRRGRGKGKKQSVREDLGNGEEEKIPVRRRGRPLKPSKDEIGEEEEEEEEGAMKVNEEEDDSENTKGSVFNKDVKNQAAVNGKKRKRTSQVKEVDSAKVENGVGTKTSSNDLIKSVGFRQNGSRRKNKPRRAAEVGVECR; the protein is encoded by the coding sequence ATGCGCAGAGGAAGAGGAAAGGGAAAGAAGCAATCTGTTCGTGAGGATCTCGGAAATGGTGAAGAAGAGAAGATACCAGTTAGGAGAAGGGGAAGACCACTGAAGCCATCAAAGGATGAAAtaggggaagaagaagaagaagaagaagaaggagcgATGAAAgtaaatgaagaagaagatgacaGTGAGAATACAAAAGGTTCTGTCTTCAATAAAGATGTCAAGAACCAAGCTGCTGTGAAtggaaagaagaggaagagaactTCACAAGTCAAGGAAGTAGATTCAGCCAAAGTGGAAAATGGTGTTGGGACCAAAACTAGCTCTAATGACTTAATAAAGTCCGTTGGATTTAGACAAAATGGGAGTAGAAGGAAAAACAAGCCTAGGCGGGCTGCTGAAGTTGGCGTAGAGTGCAGATGA